In the Kitasatospora terrestris genome, one interval contains:
- a CDS encoding chloride channel protein: protein MPAEPAVAPQDPFAIVRSRNYLVLLVMAGALGVPISAVAYGFLALVSELQSLVYDDLPKGLGFKDTPDWWAVPVLAVAGVLVALTIQYLPGRGGHEPADGLKTGGTPSVAAVPSVALAAIASLSLGVVLGPEAPLIALGGGLAVGAVRLVKRDAQPNALAVIGAAGSFAAISELLGSPVLGAFLLMEASGLAGPMLGVVLVPGLLAAGIGSLIFTGLDSWTGLGTYSLSLTQVPAADRPTVAAFCWAVLVGLAAPVLGTAIRRTALRLRPHIQRHRLPLTALTGALIGAIALLYATISGKPISGVLFSGETTIGPLLADQATFSVGTLLLLVVLKSLAYSASLSAFRGGPVFPSLFVGGAGGLAMSHLPGLDVTTGFAIGVGAMGVAMLRLPMTCVLLATLLLGVEGLTVMPVVIVAVVVSYVGTLRLARGETPATAGAGPGGAAAPGGASAS, encoded by the coding sequence ATGCCCGCCGAACCCGCTGTGGCCCCGCAGGACCCGTTCGCGATCGTCCGGAGCCGCAACTACCTCGTCCTGCTGGTGATGGCCGGGGCGCTGGGCGTTCCGATCTCGGCCGTCGCGTACGGCTTCCTCGCCCTCGTCTCCGAACTCCAGTCGCTGGTCTACGACGACCTGCCCAAGGGGCTGGGCTTCAAGGACACGCCCGACTGGTGGGCCGTGCCCGTGCTCGCCGTCGCGGGTGTCCTGGTCGCCCTCACCATCCAGTACCTTCCCGGACGCGGCGGACACGAGCCGGCCGACGGGCTCAAGACCGGCGGCACGCCGTCCGTCGCCGCGGTGCCCTCCGTCGCCCTGGCCGCGATCGCCTCACTCAGCCTCGGCGTCGTCCTCGGACCGGAGGCCCCGCTGATCGCCCTCGGCGGCGGCCTGGCCGTCGGCGCGGTCCGGCTGGTCAAACGCGACGCGCAGCCCAACGCCCTCGCCGTGATCGGCGCGGCCGGCAGCTTCGCCGCGATCAGCGAACTCCTCGGATCTCCCGTGCTCGGGGCCTTCCTGCTGATGGAGGCCTCCGGGCTGGCCGGTCCGATGCTCGGCGTCGTCCTCGTGCCCGGCCTGCTCGCGGCCGGCATCGGGTCACTGATCTTCACCGGCCTCGACTCCTGGACCGGCCTCGGCACCTACTCCCTGTCCCTGACCCAGGTGCCCGCCGCCGACCGGCCCACCGTCGCCGCGTTCTGCTGGGCGGTCCTCGTCGGCCTGGCCGCCCCGGTCCTCGGCACGGCGATCCGCCGTACGGCCCTGCGCCTGCGCCCGCACATCCAGCGGCACCGACTGCCCCTCACGGCGCTGACGGGCGCCCTCATCGGGGCGATCGCCCTGCTCTACGCCACGATCTCCGGCAAGCCGATCTCCGGCGTGCTCTTCTCGGGCGAGACCACGATCGGTCCGCTCCTGGCGGACCAGGCCACGTTCTCGGTCGGCACGCTGCTGCTCCTCGTCGTCCTCAAGTCACTCGCCTACAGCGCATCGCTCAGCGCCTTCCGCGGCGGCCCGGTCTTCCCGTCCCTGTTCGTGGGCGGCGCGGGCGGACTGGCCATGTCCCACCTGCCCGGCCTGGACGTCACCACCGGTTTCGCCATCGGCGTGGGAGCGATGGGCGTGGCCATGCTCCGGCTCCCGATGACCTGCGTCCTGCTGGCCACCCTGCTCCTCGGCGTCGAGGGGCTGACCGTGATGCCGGTCGTGATCGTCGCGGTGGTGGTCTCGTACGTGGGGACG
- a CDS encoding cholesterol oxidase substrate-binding domain-containing protein, with the protein MTDEQRSVASRPTRRQALAALGAGAAAWVLRGTLGPDSAQAIGAAPEGLPAGLTPYQRVYENWAGEIRTDPLWVCAPTGPEQVPALADWARGAGWRLRPQGHRHGWSPLTVAPGTPASANVLLVDTTQHLTAVALTGNSVAGAPTVRVQTGASMEDLLAHLAGHGLGVTACPAPGDLTVGGVLAIGGHGTAVPAAGEIPPAGHGYGSLANQVVSLTAAVWDETRSRYVLREFDRTEADSGALLVQLGRAFLTDVVLRVGADHNLRCVSRVDIPADELFAAPGAPGNRTFADFLDQDGRAEAIWYAFTSHPWLKTWRVTPTRPFAARTVTEPYNYPFSDNIPKPVADLAGQLVSGAWGLAPTFGQLQFLITKIGLTGDLTDVLLSSGLLRSLLTGDVLTHLLADGLRSDLWGPSRALLQYVRPTTLRVTANGYAIHLRRADLQWAVSEFAAEYERLLTEYQQRGEYPVNGAVEIRATGLDDPAATGIPGAQPPLLSALRPHPDHPEWDTALWLDVLSLPGTPTLHRFCRDLEQALLRTFDGTRAGLRVEWSKGWAYTDTAAWSDPDMLARTIPDSLRTAGHPGWDEAVTALDRHDPHHVFGNPFLDGLLRARTAGRP; encoded by the coding sequence GTGACGGACGAACAGCGCAGCGTGGCCAGCCGACCGACCCGACGCCAGGCCCTCGCCGCCCTCGGTGCGGGCGCCGCGGCCTGGGTGCTGCGCGGCACCCTGGGGCCGGACAGCGCGCAGGCGATCGGCGCCGCCCCCGAAGGGCTCCCGGCCGGCCTGACGCCCTACCAGCGGGTGTACGAGAACTGGGCCGGCGAGATCCGGACGGACCCGCTCTGGGTCTGCGCGCCGACCGGCCCCGAGCAGGTCCCGGCGCTGGCCGACTGGGCCCGCGGCGCGGGCTGGCGGCTGCGCCCCCAGGGGCACCGGCACGGCTGGTCGCCGCTCACCGTCGCCCCGGGCACCCCCGCCTCCGCCAACGTGCTGCTGGTCGACACCACCCAGCACCTCACCGCCGTCGCCCTGACCGGAAACTCGGTGGCCGGGGCGCCGACCGTCCGGGTGCAGACCGGCGCTTCGATGGAGGACCTGCTCGCCCACCTGGCCGGCCACGGCCTCGGCGTCACCGCCTGCCCCGCCCCCGGCGACCTCACCGTCGGCGGCGTCCTCGCCATCGGCGGCCACGGCACCGCCGTCCCGGCCGCGGGCGAGATCCCGCCCGCCGGTCACGGCTACGGCTCGCTCGCCAACCAGGTCGTCTCGCTCACCGCCGCGGTCTGGGACGAGACCCGGAGCCGCTACGTCCTGCGGGAGTTCGACCGCACCGAGGCGGACAGCGGCGCCCTCCTGGTCCAGTTGGGCCGGGCCTTCCTCACCGACGTGGTGCTCCGGGTCGGCGCCGACCACAACCTGCGCTGCGTCAGCCGCGTCGACATCCCCGCCGACGAACTCTTCGCCGCCCCCGGGGCGCCCGGCAACCGCACCTTCGCCGACTTCCTCGACCAGGACGGCCGGGCCGAAGCGATCTGGTACGCCTTCACCTCCCACCCCTGGCTGAAGACCTGGCGCGTCACCCCCACCCGCCCGTTCGCCGCCCGGACCGTCACCGAGCCGTACAACTACCCGTTCTCCGACAACATCCCCAAGCCCGTGGCCGACCTCGCCGGCCAACTGGTCTCCGGCGCCTGGGGGCTGGCCCCCACCTTCGGCCAACTCCAGTTCCTGATCACCAAGATCGGCCTCACCGGCGACCTCACCGACGTCCTGCTCTCCAGCGGCCTGCTGCGCAGCCTGCTCACCGGCGACGTCCTCACCCACCTGCTCGCCGACGGCCTGCGCTCCGACCTCTGGGGCCCCTCCCGGGCGCTGCTCCAGTACGTCCGCCCGACCACCCTGCGGGTCACCGCCAACGGCTACGCGATCCACCTCCGGCGGGCCGACCTCCAGTGGGCGGTCAGCGAGTTCGCCGCCGAGTACGAGCGCCTGCTGACCGAATACCAGCAGCGCGGCGAGTACCCCGTGAACGGCGCCGTCGAGATCCGGGCCACCGGCCTGGACGACCCCGCCGCCACCGGCATCCCCGGCGCGCAGCCGCCCCTCCTGTCCGCGCTCCGCCCCCACCCCGACCACCCCGAGTGGGACACCGCGCTCTGGCTGGACGTCCTCAGCCTGCCCGGAACCCCGACCCTGCACCGCTTCTGCCGCGACCTCGAACAGGCCCTCCTCCGCACCTTCGACGGCACCCGGGCCGGCCTGCGCGTCGAATGGTCCAAGGGATGGGCCTACACCGACACCGCCGCCTGGTCCGACCCCGACATGCTCGCCCGCACCATCCCCGACAGCCTCCGCACCGCCGGCCACCCCGGCTGGGACGAGGCCGTCACCGCCCTCGACCGCCACGACCCCCACCACGTCTTCGGCAACCCCTTCCTCGACGGCCTCCTCCGTGCCCGGACGGCAGGGCGCCCCTGA
- a CDS encoding DEAD/DEAH box helicase — MNRSSRSPYRNTNSRSSGSARSGSSYGSRSGGSSFYGDRPAGRRNSRQGSPLQGEFAMPVSTTPALPAVEAFDELDMPKALLSVLTRQGVTTPFPIQAATLPNSLAGRDVLGRGRTGSGKTIAFGLAVLARTAGLRAEPRRPLALVLVPTRELAQQVTDALTPFAHAVRLRMAAVVGGMSIGRQAHALNQGAEIVVATPGRLMDLVQRGDCRLDGVGITVLDEADQMADMGFLPQVTGLLDQVAEGGQTMLFSATLDRNVDRLVRRFLKDPVTHSVDPSAGAVSTMEHHVLHVQNYDKAATIAHIASREGGVIMFIDTKHGADRLVEDLLANGVKAAALHGGKSQPQRTRTLEQFRAGQVTALIATNVAARGIHVDGLDLVVNLDPPTDHKDYLHRGGRTARAGQSGTVVTLVLPNQRRETARMMATAAITPVTTRVSAGDDDLARITGARVPTGIPTVIAAPVVERPRRSASTSRGRRGRPAHAGADTRASAAGRDTKGSAGRRRAPRRVALAA, encoded by the coding sequence ATGAACCGTTCCAGTCGTTCCCCGTACCGGAACACCAACTCCCGCTCCTCGGGCTCCGCCCGCTCCGGCAGCTCCTACGGATCCCGCTCCGGCGGCAGCTCCTTCTACGGCGACCGGCCTGCCGGCCGCCGGAACTCCCGTCAGGGCTCCCCCCTGCAGGGCGAGTTCGCGATGCCGGTGAGCACCACCCCGGCGCTGCCGGCCGTCGAAGCGTTCGACGAGCTGGACATGCCCAAGGCGCTGCTGTCGGTACTGACCCGGCAGGGTGTCACCACGCCGTTCCCGATCCAGGCCGCCACGCTGCCGAACTCGCTGGCCGGCCGCGACGTCCTCGGGCGAGGCCGCACCGGCTCCGGCAAGACCATCGCGTTCGGCCTCGCCGTGCTGGCCCGCACCGCCGGCCTGCGCGCCGAACCGCGCCGTCCGCTGGCCCTCGTGCTGGTTCCCACCCGTGAGCTCGCGCAGCAGGTCACCGACGCCCTCACCCCGTTCGCCCACGCGGTGCGGCTGCGCATGGCGGCCGTGGTCGGCGGGATGTCGATCGGACGCCAGGCCCACGCGCTGAACCAGGGGGCCGAGATCGTAGTGGCCACGCCCGGTCGCCTCATGGACCTGGTCCAGCGCGGTGACTGCCGGCTGGACGGGGTCGGCATCACGGTCCTCGACGAGGCCGACCAGATGGCCGACATGGGTTTCCTGCCGCAGGTCACCGGACTCCTCGACCAGGTCGCCGAGGGCGGCCAGACGATGCTGTTCTCCGCCACCCTGGACCGCAACGTCGACCGCCTGGTCCGGCGGTTCCTGAAGGATCCGGTCACGCACTCGGTGGACCCGTCCGCGGGAGCGGTCAGCACGATGGAGCACCACGTGCTGCACGTGCAGAACTACGACAAGGCCGCCACGATCGCGCACATCGCCTCCCGTGAGGGTGGCGTGATCATGTTCATCGACACCAAGCACGGCGCCGACCGCCTGGTGGAGGACCTGCTCGCGAACGGGGTGAAGGCCGCCGCCCTGCACGGCGGCAAGTCCCAGCCGCAGCGCACCCGCACCCTGGAGCAGTTCCGGGCCGGCCAGGTCACCGCGCTGATCGCGACCAACGTCGCCGCCCGGGGCATCCACGTCGACGGGCTCGATCTGGTCGTCAACCTCGACCCGCCGACCGACCACAAGGACTACCTCCACCGCGGCGGGCGCACCGCCCGCGCCGGTCAGTCCGGCACCGTCGTCACCCTGGTCCTGCCCAACCAGCGCCGCGAGACGGCCCGCATGATGGCCACGGCCGCCATCACCCCCGTCACCACGCGCGTCAGCGCCGGCGACGACGACCTGGCCCGCATCACCGGCGCCCGGGTGCCCACGGGCATCCCCACCGTGATCGCCGCTCCCGTCGTCGAGCGCCCCCGCCGCAGCGCGTCCACGAGCCGCGGCCGCCGCGGTCGCCCCGCCCACGCGGGAGCCGACACCCGCGCATCCGCCGCCGGCCGCGACACCAAGGGCTCCGCCGGCCGCCGCCGGGCACCGCGCCGCGTCGCCCTCGCCGCTTAG
- a CDS encoding S8 family peptidase, which translates to MAVAALGTAAALIAPTAAAAQPAAAQAAPISAAAWAAGTRAYLVITAPGDTSAVRAAVAGNGGSVFASYDAIGVIVAHSTSATFAATLRQVAGVQQVGATRTSDVPADAYNPALPANPAQTSTTLTETNRWDMTRIKADQAWAVTTGSATVKVGVLDTGVDDQHQDLAPNFDAADSASCAYGKADTRTGAWRDVDTHGTHVAGTIAAAKNGKGVVGVAPGVKIASVRIAEPSTTLFFAENTVCGFMWAGDHGFKVTNNSYYTDPWQFNCPDNVDQAAIIEGVRRAEAYAESKGSLQVAAAGNSNYDLANKTTDSASPNDSTPGTRTITNACIDIPTELPGVVTVAAMGNGNVKASYSNFGRDVIDVAAPGGDGADGVYSTLPGGKYGTKSGTSMASPHVTGVAALIASTNPTLTPADIRARLAADATDTPCPSDSRCTGTTANNAFFGDGQVDALKAVGGTTPPAGPYFENLTDVAVTDNATVESPITVTGVTGNAPTALKVGVDIKHTYRGDLVVSLVAPDGTVYLLEDFPDSDSTDNVLKTYTVNASSEAANGTWKLRVRDIATQDTGKIDAWNLTF; encoded by the coding sequence GTGGCCGTCGCCGCGCTCGGCACAGCCGCGGCGCTGATCGCCCCCACGGCCGCGGCCGCACAGCCCGCCGCCGCCCAAGCGGCCCCCATATCGGCCGCCGCCTGGGCGGCCGGCACCCGGGCCTACCTGGTCATCACAGCGCCGGGTGACACCTCCGCCGTCCGCGCGGCCGTCGCCGGCAACGGCGGTTCGGTCTTCGCCTCCTACGACGCGATCGGCGTGATCGTCGCCCACTCGACCTCCGCCACCTTCGCCGCGACCCTCCGTCAGGTCGCCGGCGTCCAGCAGGTGGGCGCGACCCGCACCTCCGACGTACCGGCCGACGCCTACAACCCGGCGCTGCCCGCCAACCCGGCCCAGACCTCCACCACCCTGACCGAGACCAACCGCTGGGACATGACCCGGATCAAGGCCGACCAGGCCTGGGCCGTCACCACCGGCTCGGCCACCGTCAAGGTCGGCGTCCTGGACACCGGCGTCGACGACCAGCACCAGGACCTGGCGCCCAACTTCGACGCCGCCGACTCCGCCTCCTGCGCGTACGGCAAGGCCGACACCCGGACCGGCGCGTGGCGGGACGTGGACACCCACGGCACCCACGTCGCGGGCACCATCGCGGCGGCGAAGAACGGCAAGGGCGTCGTCGGCGTCGCACCGGGCGTGAAGATCGCCTCGGTCCGGATCGCCGAACCGAGCACCACGCTGTTCTTCGCGGAGAACACCGTGTGCGGGTTCATGTGGGCCGGCGACCACGGCTTCAAGGTGACCAACAACAGCTACTACACCGACCCGTGGCAGTTCAACTGCCCCGACAACGTCGACCAGGCCGCGATCATCGAGGGCGTCCGGCGGGCCGAGGCGTACGCCGAGAGCAAGGGCTCGCTCCAGGTCGCCGCCGCGGGCAACTCCAACTACGACCTGGCCAACAAGACCACCGACTCGGCGAGCCCCAACGACTCGACCCCCGGCACCCGCACCATCACCAACGCCTGCATCGACATCCCGACCGAACTCCCCGGCGTGGTCACGGTCGCGGCGATGGGCAACGGCAACGTCAAGGCCTCCTACTCCAACTTCGGGCGCGACGTCATCGACGTCGCCGCCCCCGGCGGTGACGGCGCCGACGGCGTGTACTCCACCCTCCCGGGCGGCAAGTACGGCACCAAGAGCGGCACTTCGATGGCGTCCCCGCACGTCACCGGCGTCGCCGCGCTGATCGCCAGCACCAATCCCACGCTCACCCCGGCCGACATCCGGGCCAGGCTCGCCGCCGACGCCACCGACACGCCCTGCCCCTCCGACAGCCGCTGCACCGGCACCACGGCCAACAACGCCTTCTTCGGCGACGGCCAGGTCGACGCGCTGAAGGCGGTCGGCGGCACCACCCCGCCCGCCGGCCCGTACTTCGAGAACCTCACCGACGTCGCCGTCACCGACAACGCCACCGTCGAGAGCCCGATCACCGTCACCGGCGTGACCGGCAACGCCCCCACCGCCCTCAAGGTCGGCGTGGACATCAAGCACACCTACCGCGGTGACCTGGTGGTCTCGCTGGTCGCCCCCGACGGCACCGTCTACCTGCTCGAGGACTTCCCCGACAGCGACAGCACCGACAACGTCCTCAAGACCTACACGGTCAACGCCTCCTCCGAAGCCGCCAACGGCACCTGGAAGCTGAGGGTCCGCGACATCGCGACCCAGGACACCGGCAAGATCGACGCCTGGAACCTCACCTTCTGA
- a CDS encoding MFS transporter, translated as MGDDTDRAERQVHHQPQVRQGGAEDVIETDVPARLDRLPWSRWHWRIVIGLGTVWILDGLEVTIIGNMAGRLAESGSGIAISTTQVTTVAAALYVAGACSGSLFFGWLTDRLGRKRLFMITLAVYLAATAVTALSWSAWFFFLCRFFTGFGIGGEYAAINSAIDELIPARVRGRIDLIINGSFWIGAAIGAFASIALLNTALFATDIGWRLAFGIGVVLGLVILLVRRHVPESPRWLFTHGRADEAEQVVAEAERIVAEETGRDLPPAEGTMKIRPRGALGFLTIARTVTSQYPKRTVLGLALFIGQAFLYNSVTFGYAVILSTFFDVPEGNTGYYFAVIAVGNFLGPLLLGHLFDSVGRKPMIAGTYIGSGLLLFGTAALFNGGLLNATTMTACWTAVLFLASAGASAAYLTVSEIFPLETRALCIAFFYAVGTAIGGITGPLLFNGLVGSGKVSDTTLAFCIGAALMTLAGLVEAVIGVKAERRSLESLASPLSEVREAETAGT; from the coding sequence ATGGGGGACGACACCGACCGCGCCGAGCGCCAGGTCCATCATCAGCCCCAGGTGCGTCAGGGAGGGGCGGAGGACGTCATCGAGACCGACGTGCCCGCCAGGCTCGATCGGTTGCCCTGGTCGCGGTGGCACTGGCGGATCGTGATCGGCCTCGGGACCGTCTGGATCCTGGACGGGCTGGAAGTCACCATCATCGGCAACATGGCCGGCCGTCTCGCCGAGTCCGGGAGCGGGATCGCGATCAGCACCACCCAGGTCACCACGGTCGCCGCCGCGCTGTACGTGGCGGGAGCGTGCAGCGGCTCCCTGTTCTTCGGCTGGCTGACCGACCGGTTGGGCCGTAAACGGCTGTTCATGATCACCCTGGCGGTGTACCTGGCCGCCACCGCGGTGACTGCCCTGTCCTGGTCGGCCTGGTTCTTCTTCCTCTGCCGGTTCTTCACCGGCTTCGGCATCGGCGGCGAGTACGCGGCCATCAACTCGGCGATCGACGAGCTGATCCCGGCCCGGGTCCGCGGCCGGATCGACCTGATCATCAACGGCAGTTTCTGGATCGGCGCGGCGATCGGCGCCTTCGCCTCCATCGCCCTGCTGAACACCGCGCTGTTCGCCACCGACATCGGCTGGCGGCTCGCCTTCGGCATCGGCGTCGTCCTCGGCCTGGTCATCCTGCTGGTGCGTCGGCACGTCCCGGAGAGTCCGCGCTGGCTGTTCACCCACGGCCGCGCCGACGAGGCGGAGCAGGTGGTGGCCGAGGCGGAACGCATCGTGGCGGAGGAGACCGGCCGCGACCTGCCACCGGCGGAGGGCACCATGAAGATCCGCCCGCGCGGCGCGCTCGGCTTCCTCACCATCGCCCGTACGGTCACCTCGCAGTACCCCAAGCGCACCGTGCTCGGGCTCGCCCTCTTCATCGGGCAGGCGTTCCTCTACAACTCGGTGACCTTCGGCTACGCGGTGATCCTCTCCACGTTCTTCGACGTGCCGGAGGGCAACACCGGCTACTACTTCGCGGTGATCGCGGTCGGCAACTTCCTCGGCCCGCTGCTTCTCGGGCACCTCTTCGACTCCGTCGGGCGCAAGCCGATGATCGCCGGTACCTACATCGGATCCGGCCTCCTGCTCTTCGGCACCGCCGCGCTCTTCAACGGCGGCCTCCTGAACGCCACCACGATGACGGCCTGTTGGACGGCTGTGCTGTTCCTCGCCTCGGCGGGTGCCAGCGCCGCCTACCTGACCGTCAGCGAGATCTTCCCGCTGGAGACCCGGGCCCTGTGCATCGCGTTCTTCTACGCCGTCGGCACGGCCATCGGCGGCATCACCGGTCCGCTGCTCTTCAACGGCCTGGTGGGCAGCGGGAAGGTGTCCGACACCACCCTGGCGTTCTGCATCGGCGCCGCGCTGATGACGCTGGCAGGCCTGGTGGAGGCCGTGATCGGCGTGAAGGCCGAACGCCGCAGCCTGGAGTCGTTGGCATCTCCCCTCAGCGAGGTCAGGGAAGCCGAGACTGCCGGTACCTGA
- a CDS encoding cold-shock protein, with protein sequence MANGTVKWFNAEKGFGFIEQEGGGPDVFAHYSNIQANGFRELLEGQKVEFDVTQGQKGPQAENIRPL encoded by the coding sequence ATGGCTAATGGCACTGTGAAGTGGTTCAACGCGGAAAAGGGCTTCGGCTTCATCGAGCAGGAGGGCGGCGGTCCCGACGTGTTCGCCCACTACTCGAACATCCAGGCCAACGGCTTCCGTGAGCTGCTCGAGGGCCAGAAGGTCGAGTTCGACGTCACGCAGGGCCAGAAGGGCCCGCAGGCCGAGAACATTCGTCCGCTGTAG
- a CDS encoding WhiB family transcriptional regulator has product MTVISRLPGPVHQEWDWQLQAACRGEDERLFFHPSGERGRAHDDREEAAKRICAACPVRKRCLDHSLAVREPYGVWGGLGEDERLALLGPVARRGR; this is encoded by the coding sequence ATGACGGTGATCTCGCGTCTCCCGGGACCGGTGCACCAGGAATGGGACTGGCAGCTGCAGGCGGCGTGCCGCGGCGAGGACGAACGGTTGTTCTTCCACCCCTCCGGAGAGCGCGGGCGCGCACACGACGACCGCGAAGAAGCGGCCAAGCGGATCTGCGCGGCCTGCCCGGTCCGCAAGCGCTGCCTCGACCACTCCCTCGCGGTGCGCGAGCCCTACGGGGTCTGGGGCGGCCTCGGCGAGGACGAGCGCCTCGCCCTCCTCGGGCCGGTCGCCCGCCGCGGCCGGTAG
- a CDS encoding CBS domain-containing protein: MTVTLERTETVATVGDLMKCPELQVSDDVMVDMATDILQSSGADHLLVRDDDGRCAGLLTRLHLAPFQARSWYTERTPVRDVVLDRAPFATADMTADAAAAAMRARGLTVWPVVDHDGHAIGLLSF, from the coding sequence ATGACCGTCACCCTCGAACGTACCGAGACCGTCGCCACGGTCGGCGACCTCATGAAATGCCCTGAGCTGCAGGTCAGCGACGACGTCATGGTCGACATGGCGACGGACATCCTGCAGAGTTCCGGCGCCGACCACCTCCTGGTCCGCGACGACGACGGCCGCTGTGCGGGGCTGCTGACGCGCCTGCACCTCGCGCCGTTCCAGGCCCGCTCCTGGTACACCGAGCGGACCCCGGTGCGCGACGTCGTCCTCGACCGTGCCCCGTTCGCCACCGCTGACATGACCGCGGACGCGGCGGCGGCCGCCATGCGCGCCCGAGGCCTGACCGTGTGGCCGGTGGTGGACCACGACGGCCACGCCATCGGTCTGCTCAGCTTCTAG
- a CDS encoding serine/threonine-protein kinase, with product MAASDIDDTVLFADRYRVEGTLGQGSAAEVLRAVDLRLGREVALKVLRRSAPGDFARRFTAEARTLARLRHHGVVEVYDHGSVDDRPYLVLELVTGRTLADTLRASPLPASATLRLGRELARTLAFVHDHGVVHRDIKPSNVLIDTSGAPRLTDFGIARHPWDEDAEDAEATRTGFVVGTPAYLAPEQIHGQGARPPADVYALGLLLIECLTGRRVYPGGPMEAAVARLLHSPTVPADTPAPLARVLRAMTRTDPGARPSAAACADLLDPRTLPLPALGHRAPANRHTTRRRRIALSAGTVALLLATGAGSMAFSTEGPAGPPARQPATAPTPSPAPAQGSTASTDSRSAPTGSTSRGAAPSDPAPQNAAQPGPDPQADQTDTPHADSGKKGEKDGKPPRKGPKR from the coding sequence ATGGCAGCATCGGACATCGACGACACGGTCCTGTTCGCCGACCGGTACCGGGTCGAAGGCACCCTGGGGCAAGGGAGCGCCGCCGAGGTGCTGCGCGCCGTCGACCTGCGCCTGGGCCGGGAGGTCGCACTGAAGGTGCTGCGCCGCAGCGCTCCCGGGGACTTCGCCCGCCGGTTCACCGCCGAGGCACGGACGCTGGCCCGGCTCCGGCACCACGGCGTGGTCGAGGTCTACGACCACGGCAGCGTCGACGACCGCCCCTACCTCGTCCTGGAACTCGTGACCGGCAGGACCCTGGCCGACACGCTGCGCGCATCACCGCTGCCCGCCTCCGCCACGCTCCGACTCGGCCGGGAACTCGCCCGCACCCTCGCGTTCGTCCATGACCACGGCGTCGTCCATCGCGACATCAAACCGTCCAACGTCCTGATCGACACCTCAGGAGCCCCCCGGCTCACGGACTTCGGCATCGCTCGCCACCCCTGGGATGAGGACGCCGAGGACGCCGAGGCGACCCGGACGGGCTTCGTCGTCGGCACCCCCGCCTACCTGGCGCCGGAGCAGATCCACGGCCAGGGCGCCCGCCCGCCCGCCGACGTCTACGCCCTGGGCCTGCTGCTGATCGAGTGCCTCACCGGACGGCGCGTCTACCCCGGCGGCCCCATGGAAGCGGCGGTGGCCCGCCTGCTGCACTCCCCCACCGTCCCCGCGGACACGCCCGCACCGCTCGCACGGGTCCTGCGCGCCATGACCCGGACGGATCCCGGGGCGCGCCCGTCCGCCGCGGCCTGCGCGGACCTGCTCGACCCGCGGACGCTGCCGCTGCCGGCCCTCGGACACCGAGCGCCCGCGAACCGGCACACCACCCGGCGCCGGCGCATCGCCCTGTCCGCCGGAACGGTCGCCCTGCTGCTCGCCACCGGCGCCGGAAGCATGGCGTTCAGCACGGAAGGCCCCGCAGGACCACCCGCGCGACAGCCCGCGACCGCTCCGACCCCCTCCCCCGCACCGGCGCAGGGATCGACAGCGAGCACCGACAGCCGCAGCGCACCGACCGGGTCGACCTCACGCGGCGCGGCGCCCTCCGACCCCGCCCCGCAGAACGCGGCACAGCCCGGACCCGACCCGCAGGCCGACCAGACGGACACACCCCACGCCGACAGCGGGAAGAAAGGCGAGAAGGACGGGAAGCCGCCCCGCAAGGGGCCGAAGCGGTAA
- a CDS encoding suppressor of fused domain protein: MSSEAGDKFLDHVEEYLGPQAGEMPADAFGTDRGFTVSLHNSADGELVSAVTNGLRFRSEVASPLPQELVVTLYADQEDEALHLAGSAAELAISVGEGMEFDEVIPSEEPLVPDTEIYGVIATSHPYIEEDDFENMPDEDGKPTLMILTLVPITRAEIAFIEAEGADALYERWESEETDLLDIHREG; encoded by the coding sequence ATGTCCAGCGAGGCCGGGGACAAGTTCCTTGACCACGTCGAGGAGTACCTCGGCCCCCAGGCCGGCGAAATGCCCGCCGACGCCTTCGGCACCGACCGGGGATTCACCGTCAGCCTGCACAACTCCGCCGACGGCGAGCTGGTGTCGGCCGTGACCAACGGGCTGCGCTTCCGGTCGGAGGTCGCCTCGCCGCTGCCGCAGGAACTGGTGGTGACGCTCTACGCGGACCAGGAGGACGAGGCCCTGCACCTGGCCGGCAGCGCCGCCGAGCTGGCGATCTCGGTCGGCGAGGGCATGGAGTTCGACGAGGTGATCCCCTCCGAGGAGCCCCTCGTCCCGGACACCGAGATCTACGGCGTGATCGCGACCTCCCACCCGTACATCGAGGAGGACGACTTCGAGAACATGCCCGACGAGGACGGGAAGCCCACCCTGATGATCCTCACCCTCGTCCCGATCACCCGCGCGGAGATCGCTTTCATCGAGGCCGAGGGCGCCGACGCCCTGTACGAGCGCTGGGAGTCGGAGGAGACCGACCTGCTCGACATCCACCGCGAGGGCTGA